The following are encoded together in the Dyella terrae genome:
- a CDS encoding YiiD C-terminal domain-containing protein — translation MSTTERHTLARKLVNFMRDEIPLAQTMDLNLHECDEEHLALVAPLSPNINDKGCAFGGSLVSVMTLNGWSLVELELRMRGLECDVFVGESTVRYLEPVWSDFVSEARLADGADWRTFFSTLATRGRARIEVSCRVPGTSEKPAATLEGRFVAKRRSPDAV, via the coding sequence ATGAGCACCACCGAACGGCATACCCTGGCGCGCAAGCTGGTCAATTTCATGCGCGATGAAATCCCACTCGCGCAGACCATGGACCTGAATCTGCACGAATGCGACGAAGAACACCTGGCGCTGGTCGCGCCGCTCAGCCCGAACATCAACGACAAGGGCTGCGCGTTCGGCGGCAGCCTGGTCAGCGTGATGACTCTCAACGGCTGGAGCCTAGTCGAGCTGGAGCTCCGCATGCGCGGGCTGGAGTGCGACGTGTTCGTGGGCGAATCCACGGTGCGCTACCTGGAACCGGTATGGAGCGACTTCGTGAGCGAGGCGCGACTGGCCGACGGTGCGGACTGGCGCACATTTTTCAGCACGCTGGCCACGCGCGGCCGGGCGCGCATCGAGGTGTCATGCCGCGTGCCGGGTACCAGTGAGAAACCAGCGGCAACGCTGGAAGGGCGTTTCGTGGCCAAGCGGCGATCCCCCGACGCCGTATGA
- a CDS encoding rhodanese-like domain-containing protein produces MSDVLHKLPEFIGHNLALAALFLVLLLGLIVTQLMVMLRKYKELTPASLTLLINREGPLLIDLSAYADYEKAHVPGSRHVALSQFDPEHKDIAKAKDVPVVLIDKDGRGASDKAAQRLVKAGFAKVFTLGGGVLGWQQAQLPVAKGKNPG; encoded by the coding sequence ATGAGCGATGTCCTGCACAAGCTGCCCGAGTTCATCGGCCACAATCTGGCGCTCGCCGCGCTGTTCCTAGTTCTGCTGCTCGGCCTGATCGTCACGCAGCTGATGGTGATGCTGCGCAAGTACAAGGAACTCACGCCAGCCAGCCTGACCCTGCTGATCAACCGGGAAGGCCCGCTGCTGATCGATCTTTCCGCCTACGCGGATTACGAGAAGGCGCACGTACCGGGCTCGCGCCACGTCGCGCTCAGCCAGTTCGATCCCGAGCACAAGGACATCGCCAAGGCCAAGGACGTCCCTGTGGTGCTGATCGATAAGGACGGCCGCGGCGCCAGCGACAAGGCCGCACAGCGTCTGGTCAAGGCCGGCTTCGCCAAAGTCTTCACCCTCGGCGGCGGCGTGCTGGGCTGGCAACAAGCTCAGTTGCCGGTGGCCAAGGGCAAGAACCCGGGTTAA
- a CDS encoding hotdog fold thioesterase has translation MAIWKQDTSLERINGWSANTMMETLGIRITEIGDDWLRGTMPVDHRTHQPYGLLHGGASVVLAETLGSTAAMLTLDATQEVAVGLDINANHIRGVRSGTVTGTARVVHIGRTTQVWEIRIETDTGELVCISRITMAVIPARVVAPR, from the coding sequence ATGGCCATCTGGAAACAGGACACCTCGCTCGAGCGCATCAACGGCTGGAGCGCCAACACCATGATGGAAACACTGGGCATCCGCATCACCGAGATCGGCGATGACTGGCTGCGCGGCACCATGCCGGTGGACCACCGCACCCATCAGCCGTACGGCCTGCTGCACGGCGGCGCCTCGGTGGTGCTGGCTGAAACGCTGGGCAGCACGGCCGCCATGCTCACGCTGGATGCCACGCAGGAAGTAGCCGTGGGCCTGGACATCAACGCCAACCACATACGCGGCGTGCGCAGCGGTACCGTCACGGGTACCGCACGCGTGGTGCATATCGGCCGCACCACGCAAGTCTGGGAGATCCGCATCGAGACGGACACCGGTGAACTGGTGTGCATCTCACGCATCACCATGGCGGTGATCCCCGCGCGCGTGGTCGCGCCGCGTTGA
- a CDS encoding class I SAM-dependent rRNA methyltransferase, giving the protein MNSPAPLPVIRLKTDRTSGHPWVWSAQVHKPETRVPPGSVVDVEDAKGRFVGRGFWNGHARIALRLLTSDPTEAVDAEWIDARIDRAVNLRKELLELDRVSDAWRVVHSEGDGLSGLVVDRYADILVIEYFAAGMWRFREAIHAALLRHFPGARLYWFAESHVQKQESFDCRSPEAPAPAEVHEHGLRFHAAPGYGHKTGFFADQRENRHHFARLAKGRRVLDLCCNAGGFAVHALAAGAQSATGIDMDPGILEIARANAEANDVPAVFEAADIFDWLRAAIARGEQYDAVILDPAKLTRDRSKVIDALKKYFAMNRLALDVIPPGGLLLTCSCTGLVSEADFLEMLRRVALNAGREIQVLHTAGAGADHPFRSDVPEGRYLKAVFCRVM; this is encoded by the coding sequence ATGAACAGCCCCGCTCCCCTCCCCGTCATCCGCCTCAAAACCGACCGCACGTCCGGCCACCCCTGGGTGTGGTCTGCCCAGGTGCACAAGCCTGAAACCCGCGTGCCGCCCGGCAGCGTGGTCGATGTGGAGGACGCCAAGGGCCGCTTCGTAGGCCGGGGTTTCTGGAACGGCCACGCGCGCATTGCGCTGCGCCTGCTGACCAGCGACCCGACCGAAGCCGTCGACGCCGAGTGGATCGATGCGCGCATCGACCGCGCGGTCAACCTGCGCAAGGAGCTGTTGGAACTCGACCGCGTCAGCGATGCATGGCGCGTGGTGCACAGCGAGGGCGACGGCCTTTCCGGCCTGGTGGTCGACCGCTATGCCGACATCCTGGTGATCGAATACTTCGCCGCCGGCATGTGGCGCTTCCGCGAAGCCATCCACGCCGCGCTGCTGCGCCACTTTCCGGGTGCGCGCCTGTACTGGTTCGCCGAGAGCCACGTGCAGAAGCAAGAGTCCTTCGACTGCCGCTCGCCCGAAGCGCCTGCACCGGCGGAGGTACACGAGCACGGCCTGCGCTTCCACGCGGCGCCGGGCTACGGCCACAAGACCGGCTTCTTCGCCGACCAGCGCGAGAACCGCCATCACTTCGCGCGTCTCGCCAAGGGTCGCCGCGTGCTCGACCTGTGCTGCAACGCCGGTGGTTTCGCCGTGCATGCGCTGGCGGCGGGCGCACAGTCGGCCACGGGCATAGACATGGATCCGGGCATCCTGGAGATCGCGCGCGCCAATGCCGAGGCCAATGATGTGCCCGCCGTGTTCGAGGCCGCCGACATCTTCGACTGGCTGCGCGCTGCCATCGCGCGCGGCGAGCAGTACGACGCGGTGATCCTCGATCCCGCCAAGCTCACCCGCGACCGCAGCAAAGTGATCGACGCGCTGAAGAAATACTTCGCCATGAACCGCCTCGCGCTGGACGTAATCCCGCCCGGCGGCCTGCTGCTGACCTGCTCGTGCACGGGTTTGGTGAGCGAAGCAGACTTCCTGGAGATGCTGCGTCGCGTGGCACTCAATGCGGGTCGCGAGATTCAGGTACTGCACACGGCCGGCGCGGGCGCAGACCATCCGTTCCGCAGCGACGTGCCGGAAGGCCGCTATCTGAAGGCGGTGTTCTGCCGGGTCATGTAA
- a CDS encoding uroporphyrinogen-III synthase, translating to MIARPPIPAEHTLDGLAVVITRPAGTGSPMARRVRRMGGLPLLLPGLSLRGVDGSEVAAALRAALDDELLVFTSPAAVRFAARLAPLDTRATVLAVGKGTARALGRLGIPALAPAGSQDSEGLLEHPTLAGLQGRRVALIGAPGGRGVLRGELAERGAHLREVHVYRRGAPRWQRRQLDAVMRLPAEARVLLSSAEALDNLRQGLPADVFAHLRRSVAVASSERIAVAAREAGFRRVVIADSALSEHLLAAAARP from the coding sequence ATGATTGCGCGACCCCCGATCCCTGCCGAGCACACGCTGGACGGGCTTGCCGTGGTCATCACGCGCCCTGCGGGCACCGGCTCGCCGATGGCGCGCAGGGTACGCCGCATGGGTGGACTGCCCCTGTTGTTACCAGGCCTGTCGCTGCGTGGTGTGGACGGATCGGAGGTCGCCGCCGCGCTACGAGCGGCGCTGGACGACGAATTGCTGGTGTTCACCAGCCCGGCGGCCGTGCGTTTCGCCGCGCGGCTGGCTCCGCTGGATACCCGGGCCACGGTGCTGGCCGTGGGTAAGGGCACGGCCAGGGCGCTGGGGCGTCTTGGCATCCCGGCGCTGGCTCCGGCGGGGAGCCAGGATAGCGAGGGCCTGCTCGAGCATCCCACGCTTGCCGGCCTGCAAGGGCGCCGCGTGGCCTTGATCGGCGCGCCGGGCGGACGTGGCGTTCTGCGCGGCGAACTGGCGGAACGTGGCGCGCACTTGCGTGAGGTCCACGTCTATCGTCGTGGCGCGCCGCGCTGGCAGCGTCGACAGCTTGATGCGGTGATGCGGCTGCCGGCCGAGGCGCGCGTGCTGTTGTCCAGTGCGGAGGCGCTCGACAATCTGAGGCAGGGTCTGCCCGCGGATGTGTTTGCGCATCTACGCCGCAGCGTGGCCGTCGCTAGTAGCGAGCGCATCGCGGTGGCGGCGCGTGAGGCCGGCTTCCGGCGAGTGGTGATCGCGGATTCGGCGCTGTCCGAGCACCTGCTGGCCGCGGCAGCGCGTCCTTAG
- the folE gene encoding GTP cyclohydrolase I FolE — protein sequence MSERHEPTEVTREQAEEAVRVLLRWSGEDPSREGLLDTPKRVVKAYKDWFSGYTTDPGEYLRRTFEEVAGYDEMVVLRDIEFESHCEHHMAPIIGRAHVGYLPTNRVVGISKLARVVDAYARRFQVQEKLTAQIAQCIQDNLHPAGVAVVIDASHECMTTRGVHKRGVSMITSQMLGAFRDDARTRSEFLQFIGIHGAGR from the coding sequence ATGAGCGAGCGTCACGAACCGACCGAAGTCACCCGCGAACAGGCCGAGGAGGCCGTGCGCGTCCTGCTGCGCTGGTCGGGCGAAGACCCCAGCCGGGAAGGCCTGCTCGACACGCCCAAGCGCGTGGTGAAGGCCTATAAGGACTGGTTCTCCGGTTACACCACCGACCCGGGTGAGTATCTGCGCCGTACCTTCGAGGAAGTGGCCGGTTACGACGAAATGGTCGTGCTGCGCGACATCGAGTTCGAAAGCCACTGCGAGCACCACATGGCGCCGATCATCGGCCGCGCGCACGTCGGCTACCTGCCGACCAACCGTGTGGTGGGCATCAGCAAGCTGGCCCGCGTGGTGGACGCTTATGCGCGCCGCTTCCAGGTACAGGAAAAGCTGACCGCGCAGATCGCGCAGTGCATTCAGGACAACCTGCACCCGGCCGGCGTGGCGGTGGTGATCGATGCCAGCCACGAATGCATGACCACGCGTGGCGTGCACAAGCGCGGCGTGTCGATGATCACCAGCCAGATGCTGGGCGCGTTCCGCGATGACGCGCGCACGCGCTCGGAGTTTCTGCAGTTCATCGGCATCCACGGCGCGGGCCGTTGA
- a CDS encoding DUF2252 domain-containing protein — protein MLDVVDVIRDYNTGRDPERLQRKYTAMRHDPFTFLRGTCHLFYAQLPPAKAFDKAPATWVCGDLHLENMGSYKGDNRLVYFDLNDFDEAALAPCTWELIRLLTSVHVAAASLDLSRDQANQLCHRFLDSYTSALRLGKARWIERDTAAGMVGDLLGSLRGRLRPHFLDGRTERRGKHRKLRLDGRRALPVTDKQREKVTALIQKIGAKESDPGFYTVLDVARRIAGTGSLGVDRFAILVEGKGSPDGNYLLDLKQALPSSLAPHLDIAQPDWGTEAERVVAVQRRMQAISPAFLRAVNMGRKSYVLRGLQPTEDRVALTDWRGKLERLEGVLDAMGKLSAWAQLRSSGRQGSATADELIAFAEKRRWGTQLHELAQDCTRQVRRDWKAYCKAYDKGAFPT, from the coding sequence GTGCTCGATGTTGTTGATGTCATCCGCGATTACAACACCGGGCGCGATCCCGAACGGCTGCAGCGCAAGTACACCGCGATGCGGCACGATCCCTTCACCTTCCTGCGCGGCACCTGCCACCTGTTCTATGCGCAGTTGCCACCGGCCAAGGCCTTCGACAAGGCACCGGCTACCTGGGTGTGCGGCGACCTGCACCTGGAGAATATGGGCAGCTACAAGGGCGACAACCGGCTCGTCTATTTCGACCTCAACGATTTCGACGAAGCCGCGCTGGCCCCGTGCACGTGGGAGCTCATTCGCCTGCTCACCAGCGTGCACGTCGCCGCCGCCAGCCTGGACCTGAGCCGCGACCAGGCCAACCAGCTCTGCCATCGCTTTCTCGACTCGTATACCAGTGCACTGCGACTGGGCAAGGCACGCTGGATCGAGCGCGATACCGCCGCCGGCATGGTTGGCGACCTGCTCGGTAGCCTGCGCGGCCGGCTGCGTCCACACTTTCTGGACGGCCGCACGGAGCGCAGGGGCAAACACCGCAAATTGCGTCTGGATGGCCGCCGCGCCCTGCCGGTGACCGACAAGCAGCGCGAGAAAGTCACTGCGCTCATCCAGAAAATCGGCGCCAAGGAATCCGATCCGGGCTTCTATACCGTGCTCGACGTGGCGCGCCGCATTGCCGGCACAGGCAGCCTTGGCGTGGACCGCTTCGCCATTCTTGTCGAGGGCAAGGGCTCGCCGGACGGCAACTACCTGCTGGACCTCAAGCAGGCGCTGCCCTCTTCCCTCGCGCCGCATCTGGACATCGCCCAACCCGACTGGGGCACGGAAGCTGAGCGCGTGGTTGCCGTGCAGCGGCGCATGCAGGCCATCTCGCCGGCTTTCCTGCGCGCCGTGAACATGGGACGCAAGTCGTACGTGTTGCGTGGTCTGCAGCCCACCGAGGATCGCGTCGCGCTCACCGACTGGCGCGGCAAGCTGGAACGCCTGGAGGGCGTGCTGGACGCCATGGGCAAGCTCTCGGCGTGGGCGCAACTGCGCAGCAGCGGTCGGCAGGGTTCCGCCACCGCCGACGAACTGATCGCCTTCGCCGAGAAGCGCCGCTGGGGCACGCAACTGCACGAACTGGCGCAGGACTGCACACGCCAGGTTCGCCGCGACTGGAAGGCTTACTGCAAGGCCTATGACAAAGGCGCGTTCCCGACCTGA
- the rmuC gene encoding DNA recombination protein RmuC, giving the protein MSFTEILLIVLVVAVLAMVVLQVMSLLRGREDAGLTARLDALKDDNRHLREALTQEQRAGRGEITQSIGQSLGQFRTLVQEQLGGMSTQQHERIGHFGQRLDVLTERTDTGLQSLAQRLTEDARRSREELMLTLNRFGEQQQQGLAALTADNEKRLNEVRATLETKLKAIQDDNAAKLEQMRATVDEKLQTTLETRLGQSFALVSERLEQVQRGLGEMQNLAAGVGDLKRVLTNVKTRGILGEVQLAALLEQLLTTDQYDANVVTIPGSNDRVEFAVRMPGAGENAQLYLPIDAKFPIEDYQRLLDAQEAADADAAALAGRALEVRVREEAKRIRGKYVAPPHTTDFAVLFLPTEGLYAEVIRRPGLFESLQRDHHVTIAGPTTLTALLNSLQMGFRTLAIAKRSSEVWTLLGAVKTEFGKFGTVLEKTRKKLNEASNVIEQASVRTRAIERKLRGVETLPGEEVQQLLGDTPAIEDSADDDVEV; this is encoded by the coding sequence ATGTCCTTTACCGAAATCCTCCTGATCGTGCTTGTCGTCGCCGTGCTGGCCATGGTGGTGCTGCAGGTCATGAGCCTGCTGCGCGGACGTGAGGACGCCGGCCTCACCGCGCGCCTCGATGCGCTCAAGGACGACAACCGCCACCTGCGCGAAGCGCTGACACAGGAGCAACGGGCCGGTCGCGGCGAGATCACGCAATCGATCGGTCAGTCGCTCGGCCAGTTCCGCACGCTAGTGCAGGAACAACTGGGCGGCATGAGTACGCAGCAGCACGAACGCATCGGCCATTTCGGCCAGCGCCTGGACGTGCTTACCGAACGCACCGACACCGGCCTGCAATCGCTGGCACAACGCCTTACCGAAGATGCACGCCGCAGCCGCGAAGAACTCATGCTGACGCTCAACCGCTTCGGCGAACAGCAGCAGCAAGGTCTTGCCGCGCTTACCGCCGACAACGAAAAGCGCCTCAACGAAGTGCGCGCCACGCTGGAAACCAAGCTCAAGGCGATCCAGGACGACAACGCCGCGAAGCTTGAACAGATGCGCGCCACCGTCGACGAAAAACTTCAGACCACACTGGAAACGCGCCTGGGCCAGTCGTTCGCGCTGGTGTCCGAGCGCCTCGAACAGGTGCAGCGCGGCCTCGGCGAAATGCAGAACCTCGCCGCCGGCGTAGGCGACCTCAAGCGCGTGCTGACCAACGTGAAGACGCGTGGCATCCTCGGCGAGGTGCAGTTGGCCGCATTGCTGGAACAACTACTCACCACCGATCAGTACGACGCGAACGTAGTGACCATTCCCGGCAGCAATGATCGCGTGGAATTCGCCGTGCGCATGCCCGGCGCCGGCGAAAACGCGCAGCTTTACTTGCCCATCGATGCGAAATTCCCGATAGAGGACTACCAGCGCCTGCTCGACGCGCAGGAAGCCGCCGATGCCGACGCCGCCGCACTCGCCGGTCGCGCACTGGAAGTGCGCGTGCGCGAAGAAGCCAAGCGCATCCGCGGCAAATACGTGGCGCCGCCGCATACCACTGACTTCGCTGTGCTATTCCTGCCCACCGAAGGCCTGTACGCCGAAGTGATCCGTCGCCCCGGTTTGTTCGAAAGCCTGCAGCGTGACCACCACGTCACCATCGCCGGCCCCACCACCCTCACCGCCTTGCTCAACAGCTTGCAGATGGGTTTCCGCACGCTCGCCATCGCCAAGCGCAGCAGCGAGGTGTGGACTCTGCTCGGCGCAGTGAAGACTGAATTCGGCAAGTTCGGCACCGTGCTGGAAAAGACCCGCAAGAAACTCAACGAAGCCAGCAACGTGATCGAACAGGCCAGCGTGCGCACGCGCGCCATCGAACGCAAACTGCGCGGCGTGGAAACCTTGCCGGGCGAAGAAGTCCAGCAGTTACTCGGCGACACGCCAGCTATTGAAGACAGCGCGGACGACGACGTCGAGGTCTAA
- a CDS encoding serine/threonine protein kinase, which yields MSIEAPYTSLDPDRVLDAVTACGLWPDGRLLALNSYENRVWQVGIEDDSPVIAKFYRPHRWSDAAILEEHAFARELADADIPVVAPLVFGGRTLLHHDGFRYALTPRRGGRAPSLESSEQLEWLGRLIARIHSVGARQPFEHRGRIDRATLIEQPMRAVLSSSLLPPSLHANYRTAAERVDQAVAHRFEAVGPVRQLRLHGDCHPGNVLWTDGGPHFVDLDDARMGPAVQDLWMLANDDKAMSALLDGYQQMRDFDFSELALVPALRAMRQLHYAGWIAARWHDPAFPAAFPFAAEPRWWEQHIADLHELADELS from the coding sequence TTGAGTATCGAAGCCCCGTACACATCGCTCGACCCCGATCGCGTCCTCGACGCCGTCACCGCCTGCGGCCTGTGGCCGGACGGCAGGCTGCTTGCACTCAACAGTTACGAAAACCGCGTGTGGCAGGTGGGTATCGAGGACGACTCGCCCGTCATCGCCAAGTTCTATCGCCCGCATCGCTGGAGTGATGCGGCGATCCTGGAAGAACACGCTTTCGCCCGCGAGCTCGCCGACGCAGATATCCCCGTCGTCGCGCCATTGGTGTTCGGTGGCCGCACCCTGCTGCATCACGACGGCTTCCGTTACGCGCTCACGCCGCGTCGTGGCGGGCGCGCACCGTCGCTGGAGTCGTCGGAACAACTGGAATGGTTGGGGCGCCTGATCGCCCGCATCCATAGCGTCGGCGCACGGCAGCCGTTCGAACATCGCGGGCGAATCGATCGCGCCACGCTGATCGAACAGCCGATGCGCGCGGTACTGTCCTCGTCCCTGCTTCCGCCTTCACTGCACGCGAATTACCGCACGGCGGCGGAGCGCGTGGACCAAGCGGTCGCCCATCGTTTCGAGGCCGTGGGCCCCGTGCGCCAGCTACGCCTGCACGGCGACTGCCACCCGGGCAACGTCCTGTGGACCGACGGCGGCCCGCATTTCGTCGATCTCGACGACGCACGCATGGGCCCAGCGGTGCAGGATCTGTGGATGCTGGCCAACGACGACAAGGCGATGAGCGCCCTGCTCGACGGCTACCAGCAGATGCGCGATTTCGACTTCAGCGAACTTGCCTTGGTGCCCGCGCTGCGCGCCATGCGCCAACTGCACTACGCCGGCTGGATCGCTGCCCGCTGGCACGATCCCGCGTTTCCCGCCGCGTTCCCCTTCGCCGCCGAACCGCGCTGGTGGGAGCAGCACATCGCCGATCTGCATGAACTGGCCGACGAACTCTCGTAA
- a CDS encoding 2Fe-2S iron-sulfur cluster-binding protein, with the protein MFTVTIQSTGRHFPAAPGETVLEAAQRAGIALPYSCRAGVCGSCKATLIAGHCDYPRNPPVALSGTSPAQHAILLCQAVPRSDLTIEAREVTSVEDIARRQLDVVVSHKWMLAPDVIGLHLKPASDDARLNWLPGQYLDVLLEDGRRRPFSIANHPQADGTIELHVRHVAGGGFTSWVSDTLKVGDVLRIEGPLGTFVPREDAERPMIFMAGGTGFAPVKAIVDHFIALGTRRPMHVYWGARHAADLYMREQAQRWSTVAHDLHFHAVISDAEQALASGIRMGLVHEAVLEDHPDLSRYDVYMSGPPAMIDAGRKLFIGAGLPEERLYYDSFDYAPDVLAQILGNRAGIVGL; encoded by the coding sequence GTGTTTACCGTCACTATTCAATCCACCGGCCGCCATTTCCCGGCAGCGCCCGGCGAAACCGTGCTGGAAGCCGCCCAACGGGCCGGCATCGCCTTGCCGTACTCGTGCCGTGCGGGCGTGTGCGGCAGCTGCAAGGCCACGCTGATCGCCGGACATTGCGATTACCCGCGCAACCCGCCCGTGGCGCTGAGCGGTACCTCACCGGCGCAGCACGCGATCCTGCTCTGTCAGGCGGTCCCGCGTAGCGACCTCACCATTGAGGCCCGCGAAGTCACCTCGGTGGAGGACATCGCCCGACGGCAACTGGACGTGGTCGTGTCGCACAAGTGGATGCTCGCACCCGACGTGATCGGCCTGCACCTGAAGCCCGCTTCTGACGATGCGCGACTCAACTGGCTGCCGGGCCAGTATCTCGATGTATTGCTGGAGGATGGTCGCCGCCGGCCGTTCTCCATCGCCAATCATCCGCAGGCCGATGGCACCATCGAGCTGCACGTGCGTCACGTGGCTGGCGGTGGCTTTACTTCGTGGGTGAGCGACACGCTGAAAGTCGGTGACGTGCTGCGCATCGAAGGCCCTCTGGGCACCTTCGTGCCGCGCGAAGATGCCGAGCGGCCAATGATCTTCATGGCGGGTGGCACCGGGTTTGCCCCGGTAAAAGCCATCGTCGATCACTTCATTGCGCTGGGTACGCGCCGGCCGATGCATGTGTACTGGGGCGCACGACATGCCGCGGATCTGTACATGCGCGAGCAGGCGCAGCGCTGGAGCACGGTCGCGCACGACCTGCATTTCCACGCGGTGATCTCCGATGCAGAACAGGCGCTGGCCAGTGGCATCCGCATGGGTCTGGTGCACGAGGCCGTGCTGGAGGATCACCCGGATCTCTCTCGCTACGACGTCTACATGAGCGGTCCGCCGGCGATGATCGACGCGGGGCGCAAGCTCTTTATCGGCGCAGGATTGCCGGAAGAGCGGCTCTACTACGATTCATTCGATTACGCGCCGGACGTGCTGGCGCAGATCCTGGGCAACCGGGCGGGCATCGTCGGCCTTTGA